A stretch of DNA from Aurantiacibacter atlanticus:
ATTTTCGCTGATGGAAAGCGAACTGTCAGTCCAGCAGGTCGAACGCAAGATCCGTGGGCGCGTAAAGCGCCAGATGGAAAAGACTCAGCGCGAATATTACCTCAACGAACAGATGAAAGCGATCCAGAGCGAGCTGGGCGGCGAAGACGGTGAGGGCGACGAATTGCTCGAACTCGCCAAGACGATTGCCGAAACCAAGCTTTCCAAGGAGGCCAGAACCAAGGCCGAAAGTGAGCTGAAAAAGCTGAAAAGCATGCAGCCGATGAGCGCCGAAGCCACCGTGGTGCGCAATTACCTTGATGTGCTGCTGGGCTTGCCATGGGGCAAGAAAAGCAAGCTGAAAAAAGACATCGCCAAGGCGCAGGAAGTGCTCGACGCCGATCACTATGCGCTCGACAAGGTGAAAGATCGCATTATCGAATATCTCGCCGTGCAGGCGCGGACGAACAAGTTGAAGGGTCCGATACTGTGCCTCGTCGGCCCACCGGGTGTCGGTAAGACCAGCCTTGGCAAGTCAATCGCGCGGGCCACTGGGCGCGAATTCATCCGCCAAAGCCTTGGCGGTGTGCGTGACGAGGCCGAGATCCGTGGTCATCGCCGCACCTATATCGGCTCGCTGCCTGGCAAGATCGTATCCAATCTGAAGAAGGCAGGGACTGGCAATCCACTCTTCCTGCTCGATGAGATTGACAAGCTGGGGCAGGATTTCCGCGGTGATCCTGCATCGGCGTTGCTGGAGGTGCTGGACCCCGAACAGAACAGCAAGTTCCAGGATCATTACCTTGAACTGGACATCGATCTGTCGGACGTCATGTTCGTCACCACGGCAAACAGCCTGAACTTGCCACAGCCGCTGCTGGACCGGATGGAGATCATCCGCCTAGAAGGCTATACTGAGGACGAGAAGGTCGAGATTGCGCAGCGCCACCTTATCGCCAAACAGGTTGAGGATCACGGTCTCAAGGACGGCGAATTTACGCTGACCGAAGAAGGGCTGCGCGATCTGATACGCTATTACACCCGCGAAGCCGGGGTGCGAACGCTGGAGCGCGAGATTGCCAATCTGGCCCGCAAGACCTTGCGCAAGATCCTCGAAAAGAAAGTCGAGACTGTTACGGTCACAGCCGAAAATCTCGGCGATTTTGCCGGTGTACGCAAATTCAAGCACGGCATGTCCGAAGATGAAGCCCAGGTCGGGGCAGTGACGGGTCTTGCATGGACATCGGTAGGCGGCGAATTGCTGACTATCGAAAGCGTCACCACGCCGGGCAAGGGCGAGGCCAAGACCACCGGTAAACTGGGCGAGGTGATGAACGAATCCGTCGCTGCGGCCTTCAGCTTCGTAAAGGCCCGTGCCCCAGCCTATGGCATCAAGCCGAGCATTTTCCAGCGCAAGAATGTCCATATCCACTTGCCCGAGGGCGCCGTGCCGAAAGACGGGCCGAGCGCTGGTGTCGGCATGGTCACATCAATCGTTTCCACGCTGACGGGCACCACAGTGCGCCCCGATGTCGCGATGACGGGTGAAGTCACTTTGCGGGGCCGCGTGCTGGCCATCGGCGGACTGAAAGAAAAGCTGCTTGCTGCGCTGCGTGGCGGAATCAAGACGGTGCTGATCCCGGCAGATAATGAGAAAGATCTCGCTGAAATTCCCGACAACGTGAAGGAGGGTCTGGAAATCATTCCGGTCAGCCATGTCGATGAAGTGCTTGAAATCGCTCTGACAGAAACCTTGGCGCCCATCGAATGGACCGAGGCGGACGATCTTGCCAGCCAGCCGCATGGCCCGGCTGTTTCGGCCTCTCCCGCATCGTCTGAAGCGCCGTCTGGCACTACGGCCCATTGAACCTATCGGCAGTGCGTTTCGTCGCGTGCTGCCGACCGGCTTATTGACGGCATGACGCCTGCGAAGGCAGACACCCGGTCATCTCGAATTCATTGTAATTTCGTTTCATTTGTAAAAAAGCCTGATTTTCAGCGGGAATGCCTTTGACAGCAGCCGCAAAACTCGCTCAATTCAAAGAATCGTGTGACGATGGAACTTCGACACCAAGAGCACTTACCGAGGGGGTCTTCCAGACAATGAACAAGAACGAATTGATCGGCGCAGTAGCGGATACGAGCGGCCTTTCGCGCAACGATGCGACTAAGGCTGTTGAAGCCGTTTTCGAGACGATCACGGGCACCTTGTCCAAGGGTAATGAAGTCCGCCTTGTGGGCTTTGGCACGTTCTCGGTCGCCAAGCGCAAGGCTTCCACAGGCCGCAATCCGCGCACCGGAGAGCCGATGACAATCAAGGCATCGACCCAGCCCAAGTTCAAGGCTGGTAAGGGTCTGAAGGACGCTGTGAACTGATTTGTCCCAGGGGGCGTTTGGCAAATATGCTGAATGGAGGAGACGGGCCGCCCATCGGGCGGCCCTCTCTTTTTGTGGGTCAGGCCCTGCTGATCATCCAGAACGTGTCGCAATCGCGTAAAGCGCGATGGCGCCAGCATTTGATACATTGAGGCTTTCCATCACTGCGCTGATTGGCAGGCGCGCCAATGCGTCGCAATGCTGTGCGACATTGTGTCGCATGCCTTCGCCTTCCGCCCCAAGCACAACTGCGATCGGCCCGGCTGGCAATGCGTCGGCAAAATCTGCTTCAGCCTCGCCAGCAAGACCCAGCCGCCAGTAGCCGGCTTCCGCCATCTCCTCCAGCGCACGGGCGAGATTGACGACCCGCACCCACGGCACGGTTTCCAATGCGCCAGATGCGGATTTGGCAACGACGCCGCTTTCGGGCGGAGCGTGTCGATCCTGAGTGACGATAGCAGCGGCATTGAATGCCGCGGCAGAGCGCAACAGCGCCCCGACATTGTGCGGATCGGTCACCTGGTCGAGCACCAGGATAGGGCGCGTGGCATCGACATCCATAACTTCTGCCAGCAATATATCTTCCAGCGGATCACACTCGAGGACCAGTCCCTGATGCGGAGCATCACGTGCAACCATCCGGGCAAGGTCTGTAACCTCGGCATATTCGAGCGGGAAGTGCTCCGGCAATTCGCCATCAAGCGAATCGATACCTTCGCGTGTCGCCCATAATTTGCGGTGGCTGCGCCCCGGGTTTTTCAATGCCGCTTCAACAGCATGGCGACCCCACAGGCGCACGTAGCCCTTGTTGCCGCGCCCTGATCCCCGACCGCCTTGCATGCGTCCGGCCCGACCGCGCAGGTTCTTCTTTTCCTTGCTCTTCGCCATAAATCCTCGATTGTCCCGTGTATTGACGGGGCTGATACTGGGGGACTCCTGCCAGCAGCCCCATTGACAGGCAAGCAGTGCTTCGCCAAAGGGGCGCCTCTCGGCTGGAAGCTCCCCTGTAAGGGGGTCTCATCCCGCGGGCATAGTCCCGCATCCGGCACCGGTGTGGACAGGTGGCCGAGTGGTTAAAGGCAGCAGACTGTAAATCTGCCCGCGCAAGCGTACGCTGGTTCGAATCCAGCCCTGTCCACCACCGCCCTTTCTCATACTGCACCAGAGAACCGCTTGTGGTTCCGTGAAATCACGGATGTCGTGCAGGCGAGGGCGCGGATGACAGCTTCGGTCGGTTCGGCTTTGTCATTGCAAAGGTAATCATCGGGTCGAAAGCGGAACCATGAAACCAAAAGATGTTGCGTTAAAACCCGCATTCCGGCCAGAATAGGTCGATGAAGCTTTGGCGCCTTACTCAAAAGCGGTTCCTGCACCTTAATGGAGCAGGTGCCGAGCTGAGTGGCGGTAGATGGACATCGCCGGGGCTACCAGTTGTGAACTTTGCTTCAGAGGCTGGTCTCGCGGTGTTGGTAGTCCTCCGATATCTGCCCCGAGACCTCGAGAGGATTGATGAGGACTATTTTTTGGGCTGGACTGACGTTGATCACGAACCGGAAGATATCGCTTTTGAGAAAGATGCGGCTGAAAAGCGCCGACTTGGGGATGCCTGGCTGAATTCACGCCGAACTCTGTTGGCTCGTGTCCAGTCAGCAGTGCTGCCTGAGGCGTCAATCATCTTGATGAACCCTCGTCATTCCGCGGCGGCTGAAATTGCTCCTCTGAAGACCAGACCATTCAGCTTCAAGAAGTGTCTGGAGCTTCCTCCATTTCCCAGTTGATACTCGTCGTCCGCGAATGCTTCGCTAACTCACATCAGCGTTCATCCATCTAGCTTTGAAAGTGCCAAAGCCGTCGGTTTTTTGCGAACCCCTTTTTGCCTCAACCTTTCAGACTTTGTGCTGCAAACCTGCTCTGATGTCACGGAAAGAACCTGCGTCTTTTGTCATGGCGACGAAACCGGCAATTTATGCTTGGCGCACCTTTGACTTATGTTAGAGAACGCCAGCGCGCGTAAGTGCGCACGAGTTGGTGAACGGGAAACCGGTGCAAATCCGGTACTGACCTCGCAACGGTAATCGAGTGATCGGCAGCAGAATGTCACTGTCTTTTGGGATGGGAAGGCGCCGCCGATCAATACTCGTCAAGTCCGGAGACCGGCCGCTCGAACCTTGTGAAATCACCGTCCGGGGAATGGCGGCTTATGGAGTTGGTGACATGGACCGACATTTGAAAGACGGCCTTCTGGCCGTATCGCTTGCGCTTGCTGGCGTTCTCTCCCACGCTTTGCCGCATCCGATGGGCGTATCGACCGTCGGCGCGATCGGCATGGTCGCGGCCGCCTATCTTCCACGCAGGTTGATGCTGGTGCCGGTGCTGGCGACGGTGTTGCTGATAGATGCAGTGAATGGATATTACTCTGCGCTCGCCATGAGTTTCGTTTACGCGGGGCATCTGCTTGCCGCGGTTGCAGTGCGGCCGGTGTTGGGCAAGATCGGAATTAGGCCTGTGGCCTTCGCGGCAATCGCAAGCGCAGTGGTATTCTACCACATTTCAAACCTTACACCGATGGCAATGGGTTTCTATCCCAACACGGTGGAGGGATGGATCGCCTGTTACATCGCCGGGCTGCCCTTCCTGCTGAAGGGCATTCTCGCCAACGCATTATATGGCGGCGCGGCGTTCGTTATCATTGCACTGACAGGAGCTTTCGATGCGGATCGTTTCGCTGCTGCCAAGCGCCA
This window harbors:
- a CDS encoding HU family DNA-binding protein encodes the protein MNKNELIGAVADTSGLSRNDATKAVEAVFETITGTLSKGNEVRLVGFGTFSVAKRKASTGRNPRTGEPMTIKASTQPKFKAGKGLKDAVN
- a CDS encoding DUF6580 family putative transport protein, with product MDRHLKDGLLAVSLALAGVLSHALPHPMGVSTVGAIGMVAAAYLPRRLMLVPVLATVLLIDAVNGYYSALAMSFVYAGHLLAAVAVRPVLGKIGIRPVAFAAIASAVVFYHISNLTPMAMGFYPNTVEGWIACYIAGLPFLLKGILANALYGGAAFVIIALTGAFDADRFAAAKRH
- the lon gene encoding endopeptidase La; this translates as MNAYPLLPLRDIVVFPGMVVPLFVGRDKSVAALEAAMEAEREIFLVAQVDPASDDPEREDLYDIGTIAQVQQMLKLPDGTVRVLVEGKTRAKMSELEVAGEFVMARTAALDEATASGTEVAAMMRSALEQFADYARTNKKLPEDIETELADIEDAGQLADAIAASLAAKVDTKQQLLVETDAMKRLEMVFSLMESELSVQQVERKIRGRVKRQMEKTQREYYLNEQMKAIQSELGGEDGEGDELLELAKTIAETKLSKEARTKAESELKKLKSMQPMSAEATVVRNYLDVLLGLPWGKKSKLKKDIAKAQEVLDADHYALDKVKDRIIEYLAVQARTNKLKGPILCLVGPPGVGKTSLGKSIARATGREFIRQSLGGVRDEAEIRGHRRTYIGSLPGKIVSNLKKAGTGNPLFLLDEIDKLGQDFRGDPASALLEVLDPEQNSKFQDHYLELDIDLSDVMFVTTANSLNLPQPLLDRMEIIRLEGYTEDEKVEIAQRHLIAKQVEDHGLKDGEFTLTEEGLRDLIRYYTREAGVRTLEREIANLARKTLRKILEKKVETVTVTAENLGDFAGVRKFKHGMSEDEAQVGAVTGLAWTSVGGELLTIESVTTPGKGEAKTTGKLGEVMNESVAAAFSFVKARAPAYGIKPSIFQRKNVHIHLPEGAVPKDGPSAGVGMVTSIVSTLTGTTVRPDVAMTGEVTLRGRVLAIGGLKEKLLAALRGGIKTVLIPADNEKDLAEIPDNVKEGLEIIPVSHVDEVLEIALTETLAPIEWTEADDLASQPHGPAVSASPASSEAPSGTTAH
- a CDS encoding RES family NAD+ phosphorylase, with the translated sequence MKLWRLTQKRFLHLNGAGAELSGGRWTSPGLPVVNFASEAGLAVLVVLRYLPRDLERIDEDYFLGWTDVDHEPEDIAFEKDAAEKRRLGDAWLNSRRTLLARVQSAVLPEASIILMNPRHSAAAEIAPLKTRPFSFKKCLELPPFPS
- the rlmB gene encoding 23S rRNA (guanosine(2251)-2'-O)-methyltransferase RlmB; this translates as MAKSKEKKNLRGRAGRMQGGRGSGRGNKGYVRLWGRHAVEAALKNPGRSHRKLWATREGIDSLDGELPEHFPLEYAEVTDLARMVARDAPHQGLVLECDPLEDILLAEVMDVDATRPILVLDQVTDPHNVGALLRSAAAFNAAAIVTQDRHAPPESGVVAKSASGALETVPWVRVVNLARALEEMAEAGYWRLGLAGEAEADFADALPAGPIAVVLGAEGEGMRHNVAQHCDALARLPISAVMESLNVSNAGAIALYAIATRSG